From the Maioricimonas rarisocia genome, one window contains:
- a CDS encoding serine/threonine protein kinase, translating into MSELSDQFGFRPDGYPVSGDDQGLQARLPLEVLASRFVDEVRHGRNPSIESYAVDHPHYAGEIRALFPTLVAMERLKGEREVGFLKARLTGTFEIDRLGHCRIIREVGRGGMGVVFEAVEEPVGRRVAVKLLPWHTSNVPRWYGRFKTEARFAANLRHRHIVPIFSFGEQQGFSYYVMQFVEGASLDWIIQQLSKRESITVAEIVRGGREPDTATDTADRPASARDVAAALVERPTPPPSGELPSGTLRRDSWSTFAKLAVQAAHALRYAHGQGTLHNDIKPGNLLVDGRGHLWMTDFGLAHSLDADSLSSDGRINGTLRYMAPERFEGRGDERSDVYSLGITLYELCTRTPVFAAEKRSDVIDRIVRGDLPPPRSIERTVPKSLETIILNAVASNPDDRYPSAGPLASDLLRFLNGETVTRLRISKRRTRLRWPRLGR; encoded by the coding sequence ATGAGTGAGCTCTCTGATCAATTCGGTTTCCGACCGGACGGCTACCCGGTGTCCGGCGACGACCAGGGGCTGCAGGCGCGTCTGCCTCTCGAGGTTCTGGCCAGCCGTTTTGTCGACGAGGTTCGGCACGGCCGGAACCCTTCCATCGAAAGCTATGCGGTCGATCATCCTCACTATGCCGGCGAGATCCGCGCCCTGTTCCCGACACTGGTGGCGATGGAGCGACTGAAAGGGGAACGGGAAGTCGGGTTCCTCAAGGCGCGTCTGACGGGCACGTTCGAAATCGATCGTCTCGGACATTGCCGGATCATTCGTGAGGTCGGTCGCGGCGGAATGGGAGTCGTCTTCGAAGCGGTCGAGGAACCGGTCGGCCGTCGTGTCGCGGTCAAGCTGCTCCCCTGGCACACGTCCAACGTTCCCCGCTGGTACGGTCGCTTCAAAACCGAGGCCCGCTTTGCGGCCAATCTCCGCCATCGCCACATCGTTCCGATTTTCAGCTTTGGCGAACAGCAGGGCTTCTCCTACTACGTGATGCAGTTTGTCGAAGGTGCCAGCCTCGACTGGATTATTCAGCAGCTTTCGAAGCGGGAATCGATCACCGTTGCCGAGATCGTCCGCGGCGGGCGTGAGCCGGATACAGCGACCGATACCGCCGACCGGCCGGCTTCGGCACGGGATGTTGCTGCTGCACTGGTCGAGCGACCCACGCCACCTCCGTCCGGTGAACTCCCGTCCGGCACGCTCCGCCGGGATTCCTGGAGCACCTTCGCCAAGCTGGCCGTTCAGGCGGCTCACGCGCTGCGGTACGCGCATGGACAGGGAACGCTCCACAACGACATCAAGCCGGGCAACCTGCTCGTCGACGGTCGCGGGCACCTCTGGATGACCGACTTCGGCCTCGCACACTCGCTCGATGCCGACTCGCTCTCTTCCGACGGACGTATCAACGGCACCCTGCGGTACATGGCACCGGAACGCTTCGAAGGTCGTGGAGACGAACGCAGCGACGTCTATTCACTGGGGATCACGCTGTATGAACTCTGCACGCGGACTCCTGTCTTCGCGGCCGAGAAGCGCAGCGACGTGATCGATCGCATCGTGAGAGGCGACCTCCCTCCTCCACGGAGTATCGAGCGGACCGTGCCGAAGAGCCTGGAGACGATTATCCTGAATGCCGTCGCCAGCAATCCCGATGACCGCTATCCGTCTGCCGGGCCACTGGCATCGGACCTGCTGCGCTTTCTGAATGGCGAGACGGTGACCCGACTGAGGATTTCGAAGCGACGCACGCGTCTGCGCTGGCCCCGCCTGGGACGGTGA
- a CDS encoding sigma-70 family RNA polymerase sigma factor: MPDPSDETADAPLAERMLQGDTEALGELFSMHRHRLWRMVNFRLDRRLQGRLDADDILQEAYLSACQRLEHFTYESGRMPFIWLRLIVSQTLIDVHRRHFGTQKRDPRRELSISSGWSSESTSLSITGFLLGHLTSPSQAALKAELSQQLEAALSTMSNIDREVLALRHFEELTNSETAQVLNLTEQAASVRYMRALTRLRTIFEALDSDANKR; encoded by the coding sequence ATGCCGGACCCCAGTGACGAAACCGCCGACGCCCCACTGGCCGAGCGGATGCTGCAGGGAGATACCGAAGCACTCGGCGAACTGTTCTCGATGCATCGGCACAGGTTGTGGCGGATGGTCAACTTTCGCCTCGATCGGCGGCTGCAGGGACGGCTCGATGCCGACGACATCCTGCAGGAAGCGTACCTGAGTGCCTGCCAGCGGCTGGAGCACTTCACGTATGAGAGCGGCCGGATGCCATTCATCTGGTTGCGACTGATCGTCAGTCAGACACTGATCGACGTGCATCGACGGCACTTCGGCACTCAGAAACGGGATCCCCGCCGCGAACTCTCGATCAGTTCCGGATGGAGTTCGGAGTCCACTTCCCTTTCCATCACGGGGTTTCTCCTCGGGCACCTCACCTCCCCCAGCCAGGCGGCGCTGAAGGCCGAACTGTCACAGCAACTCGAGGCGGCCCTCTCCACCATGAGCAACATCGATCGGGAAGTTCTCGCCCTGCGGCACTTCGAAGAACTGACCAACAGCGAAACCGCACAGGTGCTGAATCTGACCGAGCAGGCGGCCAGCGTCCGCTACATGCGGGCCCTGACGCGGCTGCGAACAATCTTTGAGGCACTCGATAGTGACGCGAACAAGCGGTGA
- a CDS encoding DUF5658 family protein — MKAPGIRLAYCGWLGAVTIALLWSSSSALAQPPERAGRWARGEGERWQRFSRWGGDRRGAARPLKRTVEFGHLFVSGEYVPPPYEVSYEDQQLQINGVVVPIDAASHVGFDDGDGDGDAWDDGNQGNSRRRQSQYPRALRTVLQSLEADDVVVVFPGAPPEILGADPLFELLAADDRVKALDAVMQVLSPAADREEWTEWLLNYEPPSDLLEYATTWVAHREDVHSDNLASINAVRRLDQFAYPLSVFGMIIGAMSVGHLLSYRPTIAENWQETDASPLAIRMLSRSVILIVVLSLFDLVWTILASQAGQMKELNPLASYFVHDPVGLIIFKSVATCVGVGLLVALRHYRRAQTATWWVCLVCTLLVFRWLTFSSMYVA, encoded by the coding sequence GTGAAAGCCCCTGGTATTCGACTGGCTTACTGTGGATGGCTCGGCGCTGTCACCATCGCTCTGCTCTGGTCCTCCAGTTCTGCCCTGGCCCAGCCTCCCGAGCGTGCCGGCCGTTGGGCACGCGGCGAAGGAGAGCGGTGGCAACGGTTCAGTCGCTGGGGCGGTGATCGCCGCGGGGCTGCGCGTCCCCTGAAGCGGACGGTCGAGTTCGGACACCTGTTCGTGAGCGGCGAATACGTGCCGCCCCCCTACGAAGTCTCGTACGAAGATCAGCAGTTGCAGATTAACGGGGTGGTGGTCCCGATCGACGCGGCCAGTCACGTCGGTTTCGACGACGGAGACGGTGACGGAGACGCATGGGACGATGGCAATCAGGGCAACTCCCGGAGGCGCCAATCGCAGTATCCGCGAGCTCTCAGGACGGTCCTCCAGTCCCTCGAGGCGGACGATGTCGTCGTGGTCTTTCCCGGAGCGCCGCCGGAGATCCTCGGGGCCGACCCGCTCTTCGAGCTGCTCGCCGCCGACGATCGGGTCAAGGCTCTCGACGCGGTGATGCAGGTGCTCTCGCCGGCCGCCGACCGGGAAGAGTGGACGGAATGGCTGCTGAACTACGAGCCACCGTCAGACCTGCTGGAATACGCCACCACCTGGGTCGCCCACCGTGAAGACGTCCATTCGGACAATCTGGCATCGATCAACGCCGTTCGGCGCCTCGACCAGTTCGCGTACCCGTTGTCAGTCTTCGGCATGATCATCGGAGCAATGTCGGTCGGACACCTGCTCTCCTACCGACCCACGATCGCCGAAAACTGGCAGGAAACGGATGCGTCACCACTGGCAATTCGCATGCTCAGCCGCTCGGTCATTTTGATTGTCGTGCTCTCGCTGTTCGACCTGGTCTGGACAATTCTGGCCTCGCAGGCGGGGCAGATGAAGGAACTCAACCCTCTGGCCAGCTACTTCGTTCACGACCCGGTCGGGCTCATCATCTTCAAGTCGGTGGCCACGTGTGTCGGGGTGGGGCTGCTGGTGGCGTTGCGGCATTATCGCCGTGCCCAGACCGCCACGTGGTGGGTCTGCCTGGTCTGTACGCTGCTGGTGTTCCGCTGGCTGACGTTCAGTTCGATGTACGTTGCGTGA
- a CDS encoding TFIIB-type zinc ribbon-containing protein, whose amino-acid sequence MTPHKHSRSWFVVHLALFFALIVSVMGLAISHVGNLDQLFTVRTLIIFAALSLGFSLVDMLLFRLFIHAQCPDCGARLRVIRQDPVTYSCPGCGIEQGTHVQIRYGSRSH is encoded by the coding sequence ATGACACCGCACAAGCACTCCCGTTCCTGGTTCGTCGTCCATCTGGCCCTGTTCTTCGCGCTGATCGTTTCGGTAATGGGACTGGCGATTTCGCACGTCGGAAATCTCGACCAGCTGTTCACGGTGCGAACGCTGATCATTTTCGCGGCCCTCTCGCTGGGATTCTCACTGGTGGACATGCTGCTGTTCCGCCTGTTCATTCACGCTCAATGCCCTGACTGCGGCGCCCGGCTGCGGGTCATCCGTCAGGATCCGGTCACGTACTCCTGCCCCGGTTGCGGAATCGAGCAGGGAACACATGTGCAGATCCGCTACGGCAGTCGATCGCACTGA
- a CDS encoding YbjN domain-containing protein encodes MSPAASRLFVALALFGCLQFATSQAFAQDSDQQIVKSLSGQELQNILRAEGYFNVEVDADGDLNFKIEGTKVQIFVANDQESIQFHSAWAGTNATLRKVNEWNKTKKYSKAYLDDDGDPHLELDLDLAGGVTVARIKDFVLTCKLSLNLFQQEVL; translated from the coding sequence ATGTCACCCGCTGCCAGTCGACTGTTCGTTGCTCTTGCCCTGTTTGGTTGTCTTCAGTTCGCCACGTCGCAGGCGTTTGCTCAGGACTCGGACCAGCAGATTGTCAAATCGCTCTCCGGTCAGGAACTGCAGAACATCCTGCGGGCTGAAGGGTATTTCAACGTCGAAGTGGATGCCGACGGCGATCTCAACTTCAAAATCGAAGGCACGAAGGTGCAGATTTTCGTAGCCAACGACCAGGAGTCGATTCAGTTTCACTCCGCCTGGGCGGGGACGAACGCGACCCTCCGCAAAGTCAACGAGTGGAACAAGACCAAGAAGTACTCGAAGGCGTACCTCGATGACGATGGCGATCCTCACCTCGAACTCGACCTGGACCTGGCCGGCGGTGTGACGGTTGCCCGCATCAAGGATTTCGTCCTCACCTGCAAGCTGTCGCTGAACCTCTTCCAGCAGGAAGTCCTTTGA
- a CDS encoding glycosyltransferase family 4 protein, with protein sequence MHLMQVANVGQICGGTAACAWTITRAMPHCRHTVAFLSSITSETRHAFGHVPLLQWQHVTARDVADVNPDLVVLHNTAPERVSGPLPSFTLLYQHSAGRRAAADATVYCSEWLARQCRPTGTGAEQSVPVLLQPVPRPRRPEGVENRALRTNLVVGRLCTPVERKWPSELVPFYTRLSRRFPQIEWEFVGCPPQLVPALRQACGGRVRFHCPSWAARSFLWTWDVLLYHHPTLTESFGRVVAESMQAGCIPIVDARGGFCEQIVPGTGFLCRDGDDFEDALSTTARACERRTLSRAAMSHGDQLCGLQAFPARLRRLLQTLTQD encoded by the coding sequence ATGCATCTGATGCAGGTGGCGAACGTGGGGCAGATCTGCGGCGGGACGGCCGCCTGCGCCTGGACGATCACGCGGGCAATGCCGCACTGCCGTCACACGGTCGCCTTCCTCTCGTCGATCACTTCCGAGACCCGCCACGCGTTCGGCCACGTACCTCTGCTCCAGTGGCAACATGTGACGGCCCGGGACGTCGCAGACGTGAATCCCGATCTGGTGGTCCTGCACAACACCGCCCCCGAGCGCGTGAGTGGTCCGCTACCGTCATTCACGCTGCTCTATCAGCATTCTGCAGGACGGCGAGCTGCGGCGGATGCGACGGTCTACTGCTCAGAATGGCTCGCCCGGCAGTGTCGCCCGACCGGCACCGGCGCTGAGCAGTCCGTGCCGGTGCTCCTCCAGCCGGTTCCCAGACCTCGTCGCCCGGAAGGAGTCGAGAACCGGGCTCTCCGCACGAATCTCGTCGTCGGTCGGCTCTGCACACCAGTCGAGCGCAAATGGCCCTCTGAACTGGTGCCGTTCTACACGCGGCTGTCCCGTCGGTTTCCGCAGATCGAGTGGGAGTTCGTCGGCTGCCCGCCGCAGCTTGTTCCGGCACTCCGTCAGGCGTGCGGCGGACGCGTCCGTTTCCACTGTCCTTCATGGGCGGCACGGTCGTTCCTCTGGACGTGGGATGTTCTGCTCTACCATCATCCCACGCTGACCGAGAGCTTTGGCCGCGTCGTTGCCGAGTCGATGCAGGCCGGCTGCATTCCGATCGTGGACGCGCGCGGCGGCTTCTGCGAGCAGATCGTGCCCGGGACCGGCTTCCTGTGCCGGGACGGCGACGACTTCGAGGATGCCCTCTCCACCACGGCCCGCGCATGCGAACGCCGCACACTTTCGCGTGCGGCGATGTCGCATGGTGACCAGTTATGCGGATTGCAGGCGTTTCCGGCCCGGCTGCGTCGGCTGCTGCAGACGCTCACGCAGGACTGA